A single window of Shewanella sp. Choline-02u-19 DNA harbors:
- a CDS encoding LysR family transcriptional regulator — protein sequence MNISRIDLNLLVYLDVLLRERNVTRAADQLGISQPAMSNGLKRLRTLFDDPLLIRTSQGMTPTERAQELQPTISELMIGLEKAVQPRADFNAAESEKVFRVMASDYAEATLIPPLIAKLRTEAPNIILDIMTPSDVNFPDVEQGRVDMVINRFDSIPQSFHQKVLWSDDFSCLISKTNPVLEKFSLESYLEAKHVWVSKTGMGVGVGMDPDDVQRLGWVDEALTRIGVKRRITVFTRHYQAACLLAEQQDLIATIPSKMARQYEHNDRVSIVAPPFIIQPIALTMAWSPLLQHNPAHKWMRQLITKTADSFSRGNG from the coding sequence ATGAATATATCTCGTATCGACCTGAATTTGTTGGTTTATTTAGATGTTTTACTACGTGAACGAAATGTTACCAGAGCAGCTGATCAACTAGGAATCAGCCAACCCGCGATGAGTAATGGTCTAAAAAGGTTGCGGACATTGTTTGATGATCCCTTGCTCATTAGGACTAGCCAAGGGATGACGCCCACTGAAAGAGCGCAAGAGTTGCAGCCAACAATAAGCGAGTTAATGATTGGTTTAGAAAAAGCCGTACAGCCACGTGCCGATTTTAATGCTGCAGAAAGTGAAAAAGTCTTCCGTGTTATGGCAAGTGATTATGCTGAAGCGACATTGATCCCACCGCTTATTGCAAAGCTTCGTACTGAAGCGCCTAATATTATTCTTGATATCATGACCCCAAGCGACGTCAATTTCCCTGATGTAGAACAAGGAAGAGTCGATATGGTGATCAATCGATTTGATAGTATTCCACAATCTTTTCATCAAAAAGTACTCTGGAGTGATGACTTTAGTTGCCTGATAAGTAAGACAAATCCTGTATTGGAGAAGTTTTCACTTGAAAGTTATCTAGAAGCCAAACATGTATGGGTTAGCAAGACGGGAATGGGCGTTGGGGTTGGTATGGACCCAGATGATGTACAGCGGTTAGGATGGGTCGATGAAGCGTTAACACGGATAGGCGTTAAGCGACGTATTACTGTATTTACTCGGCATTACCAAGCAGCCTGTTTGTTGGCGGAGCAACAAGATTTGATCGCAACCATACCAAGTAAGATGGCCAGGCAGTACGAGCATAACGACCGTGTTAGCATTGTCGCACCGCCGTTTATCATACAACCCATCGCACTCACTATGGCGTGGAGCCCTTTACTACAGCATAATCCAGCGCATAAATGGATGAGGCAACTGATCACTAAAACAGCCGATAGTTTTAGTCGTGGTAATGGCTAA
- a CDS encoding antibiotic biosynthesis monooxygenase family protein, which yields MTTLANTPKPPYYCVVFTSVLSADTEGYHAMGARMVELALNQPGFLGIEAAREELGITVSYWQTLDAIKAWKQNAEHLQAQAMGKEKWYSRFALRIAKVERDYLI from the coding sequence ATGACAACATTAGCCAATACTCCTAAACCACCGTATTACTGTGTGGTGTTTACTTCAGTTTTATCTGCCGATACTGAAGGCTACCATGCAATGGGGGCGCGCATGGTTGAATTAGCACTAAACCAACCGGGATTTTTAGGGATTGAAGCAGCACGAGAAGAGCTCGGCATTACGGTCTCCTATTGGCAAACGCTCGATGCCATTAAGGCGTGGAAACAAAATGCTGAACACCTGCAAGCACAGGCAATGGGGAAAGAGAAGTGGTATAGCCGTTTTGCACTGAGGATCGCAAAGGTGGAACGTGACTACTTAATCTAA
- a CDS encoding isocitrate lyase has product MTNYRTNIDEAATLINAEGSAWNAINPESVARMRLQNRFQTGLDIAKYTAKIMREDMDNYDKDTSQYTQSLGCWHGFIAQQKMISIKKHLLTTKRRYLYLSGWMVAALRSEFGPLPDQSMHEKTSVAALIKELYTFLRQADARELGGLFRQLDAASASEKSAIQDKINNFETHVVPIIADIDAGFGNEEATYLMAKQMIEAGACCIQLENQVSDVKQCGHQDGKVTVPHVEFLAKINAVRYAFLELGIDDGVIVARTDSLGAGLTQKIAVTSEAGDLGDQYNSFLEVEAIDAAELANGDVVFQQGGQLVKPSRLPNGLFKFRAGTGEERCVLDCITSLQNGADLLWIETEKPHVSQIGAMVNEIRKTVPNAKLVYNNSPSFNWTLNFRQQVFDAMKEAGQDVTAYNREQLMSVDYDTTELAIQADEKIRTFQSDSAREAGIFHHLITLPTYHTAALSTDNLAKEYFGDQGMLGYVANVQRKEIRQGIACVKHQNMAGSDMGDAHKEYFSGDQALKASGKDNTMNQF; this is encoded by the coding sequence ATGACAAACTACAGAACTAACATCGATGAAGCCGCTACCTTGATTAATGCAGAAGGTAGTGCATGGAATGCAATCAACCCAGAATCAGTAGCGCGTATGCGGTTACAGAATCGTTTTCAAACTGGGTTGGACATCGCTAAGTATACTGCCAAGATTATGCGTGAAGATATGGACAACTACGATAAGGACACTTCGCAGTACACCCAGTCTCTCGGTTGTTGGCATGGTTTTATTGCCCAGCAAAAAATGATTTCGATTAAAAAACATCTGCTAACCACTAAACGTCGTTACTTATACCTTTCTGGTTGGATGGTTGCGGCGCTTCGTAGTGAGTTTGGTCCCCTCCCTGACCAATCAATGCATGAGAAGACGTCTGTAGCGGCCCTCATCAAAGAATTGTACACCTTCCTTCGCCAAGCCGATGCGCGCGAATTAGGCGGCTTATTCCGTCAGCTAGACGCTGCTAGTGCAAGTGAAAAGAGCGCGATTCAAGATAAAATTAATAACTTTGAAACTCACGTAGTACCAATTATCGCCGATATTGACGCTGGTTTTGGTAATGAAGAAGCCACCTATCTGATGGCTAAGCAGATGATTGAAGCCGGCGCTTGTTGTATTCAGTTAGAGAACCAAGTGTCTGATGTTAAGCAGTGTGGCCACCAAGACGGAAAAGTCACCGTCCCACATGTTGAGTTTTTAGCAAAAATAAACGCAGTGCGTTATGCATTTTTAGAACTCGGAATTGATGACGGCGTCATTGTAGCTCGTACCGATTCTTTGGGTGCCGGTTTGACTCAAAAGATTGCCGTGACTAGCGAAGCTGGTGATTTGGGTGACCAATACAACTCATTCCTTGAAGTTGAGGCTATCGATGCAGCCGAACTTGCAAACGGTGATGTTGTCTTCCAGCAAGGCGGACAACTCGTTAAACCTTCTCGTTTACCAAACGGACTGTTTAAGTTCCGTGCAGGTACAGGTGAAGAGCGTTGTGTATTGGATTGCATTACTTCATTACAAAATGGCGCAGATCTACTTTGGATTGAAACTGAGAAGCCACATGTATCTCAGATTGGTGCCATGGTTAACGAGATCCGTAAGACCGTTCCAAATGCCAAGCTGGTGTATAACAACTCACCATCGTTCAACTGGACTCTTAACTTCCGTCAGCAAGTGTTTGACGCAATGAAAGAGGCTGGCCAAGATGTGACAGCTTATAACCGTGAACAGTTGATGAGTGTCGATTACGATACTACTGAACTCGCCATTCAGGCAGATGAAAAAATCCGTACTTTCCAATCCGATTCTGCTCGTGAAGCCGGCATTTTCCATCATCTTATTACGTTACCGACTTATCATACTGCTGCGCTATCGACTGATAACCTTGCCAAAGAGTACTTTGGCGACCAAGGTATGCTTGGTTATGTCGCCAACGTACAGCGTAAAGAGATCCGCCAAGGTATTGCATGTGTTAAACATCAAAACATGGCAGGTTCTGATATGGGTGATGCTCATAAAGAATACTTCTCTGGTGACCAAGCGCTTAAAGCATCGGGTAAAGACAACACCATGAACCAATTTTAG
- the asnS gene encoding asparagine--tRNA ligase — translation MSITSVASVFKGDFAIGSQITVRGWVRSRRDSKAGISFLAIYDGSCFDPIQGVVPNNLENYDNEVLKLTAGCSVIMTGEVVESPGKGQAFEMQVTHVEVAGWVEDPDTYPMAAKRHSIEHLRELAHLRPRTNIIGAVARVRNCLSQAIHRFYHEQGYIWVSTPLITASDAEGAGEMFRVSTLDLENLPRDDKGAVDYSEDFFGKESFLTVSGQLNAETYACALSKVYTFGPTFRAENSNTSRHLAEFWMVEPEVAFADLDDVAKLAEDMLKYCFRAVLAERRDDLEFFAQRVEKTAIERLEAFVTSDFAQIDYTDAIEILKASGKKFEYDVEWGIDLHSEHERYLAEEHFKAPVVVKNYPKDIKAFYMRLNDDGKTVAAMDVLAPGIGEIIGGAQREERLDVLDARLAGMELSQEDYWWYRDLRRYGTVPHAGFGLGFERLVSYVTGVANIRDVIPFPRAPKSASF, via the coding sequence ATGAGCATTACATCTGTCGCTTCTGTATTTAAAGGTGACTTTGCGATTGGTTCGCAAATCACAGTACGTGGCTGGGTTAGATCCCGCCGCGATTCTAAAGCTGGGATCTCATTCCTCGCTATTTATGACGGTTCATGTTTCGACCCTATTCAGGGCGTAGTACCGAATAATTTAGAGAATTACGACAACGAAGTGTTAAAGCTTACTGCGGGTTGTTCTGTCATTATGACCGGTGAAGTTGTTGAATCACCGGGTAAGGGCCAAGCCTTCGAAATGCAAGTGACCCACGTTGAGGTTGCTGGCTGGGTAGAAGATCCAGACACTTATCCGATGGCAGCTAAACGCCACTCTATTGAACATCTACGTGAGCTAGCGCATTTACGTCCGCGTACCAATATCATTGGTGCCGTGGCACGTGTGCGTAACTGTTTATCGCAAGCGATTCACCGTTTTTATCACGAACAAGGTTATATTTGGGTTTCTACTCCCTTAATTACCGCCTCTGACGCTGAAGGTGCTGGTGAGATGTTCCGAGTTTCAACTTTGGATCTCGAAAACCTACCCCGTGACGATAAAGGCGCCGTTGATTACAGCGAAGACTTTTTCGGTAAAGAATCTTTCTTAACCGTATCGGGTCAGTTGAACGCAGAGACATACGCGTGCGCGCTATCTAAGGTTTATACCTTTGGTCCTACATTCCGTGCTGAAAATTCAAATACCAGTCGTCACCTTGCTGAATTTTGGATGGTTGAGCCTGAAGTTGCTTTTGCCGATCTAGACGATGTCGCAAAACTTGCTGAAGATATGTTGAAGTACTGCTTTAGAGCGGTACTAGCAGAGCGCAGAGATGATCTTGAGTTCTTTGCACAACGTGTTGAAAAAACCGCTATCGAGCGTTTAGAAGCATTCGTCACCAGTGACTTTGCTCAAATTGATTACACCGATGCTATCGAAATTCTTAAAGCGTCTGGTAAGAAGTTTGAGTACGACGTTGAATGGGGAATCGATCTGCATTCAGAGCATGAACGCTATCTAGCCGAAGAACACTTCAAAGCCCCTGTTGTTGTTAAAAACTACCCTAAAGATATCAAAGCATTCTATATGCGTTTGAACGACGATGGTAAAACAGTGGCAGCGATGGATGTATTAGCACCTGGTATTGGTGAGATCATCGGTGGCGCTCAACGTGAAGAGCGTTTAGACGTTCTTGATGCACGTCTTGCAGGGATGGAACTAAGCCAAGAAGATTATTGGTGGTATCGTGACCTACGTCGTTATGGCACTGTGCCACACGCAGGTTTCGGATTAGGTTTTGAACGCCTAGTCTCTTATGTTACTGGCGTGGCTAACATCCGTGACGTGATCCCATTCCCAAGAGCACCTAAATCAGCTAGCTTCTAA
- a CDS encoding dipeptidyl-peptidase 5 codes for MKKTAIIMALASAGAVFSVQAATPTPFTVQQLVKINKLHSAVLSNDGTKVVYAVKNVDTNGKGSSDLYIQDLDSSTANVKQITQFAGTEHSVAFGPNDKSIYFLAARNGSSQLYQLALDGGEAKQVSDFPLDVEGFKLSNDGTQAVVNMRVFPDCKDLNCSKEKFDAEAVRTSTGREYKQLMVRHWDTWNDHSRSHLFVAKLNGKTVTTAVDVTAGLDTETPPKPFSGMEEVTFTPDGKYVVYSAKAPSKDQAWTTNYDLWQVSVDGGDVKNLTEANKAWDAHPTYSADGRYLAYLAMSKPGFEADRYRIMLRDTVTGQEKEVAPLWDRSPSSLAFGKDNKTLYVTAQDIGQVSIFEVNTQFGDVKTIYNEGSNSVVGINADKIIFSNKSLVEPGDLYSINLDGQNLNRLTEINKDKLAEIKFGEYQQFSFKGWNNEEVYGYWIKPSNYKAGEQYPIAFLVHGGPQGSFGNSFSSRWNAQLWAGAGYGVVMIDFHGSTGYGQAFTDSITQDWGGKPLEDLQKGLAAVTQQQKWLDGDRACALGGSYGGYMMNWIEGNWSDGFKCLVNHAGLFDMRSMYYVTEELWFPEYEFGGTYADNKDLYEKFNPVNYVDNWKTPMLVIHGEKDFRVPYGQGLAAYTFMQRKGIPSELLVYPDENHWILNPDNLEQWYDNVLGWMDRWTEK; via the coding sequence ATGAAAAAAACTGCAATCATTATGGCGTTAGCATCTGCTGGCGCTGTTTTTAGCGTACAAGCTGCAACACCCACGCCTTTCACCGTCCAACAGTTAGTTAAAATCAATAAGCTCCATTCGGCTGTATTATCCAATGATGGCACCAAAGTGGTCTATGCTGTCAAAAATGTTGATACTAATGGAAAGGGCAGTTCAGACCTTTATATCCAAGATTTAGACTCAAGCACTGCTAATGTGAAACAAATTACCCAGTTTGCCGGTACAGAGCACAGTGTTGCCTTTGGCCCAAACGACAAGAGCATCTATTTTCTTGCTGCTCGCAATGGCTCAAGTCAGCTATATCAACTAGCACTCGATGGTGGCGAAGCTAAACAAGTTTCTGATTTCCCACTCGACGTTGAAGGTTTTAAGCTTTCAAATGACGGCACTCAAGCCGTGGTTAACATGCGTGTTTTCCCAGACTGTAAAGACCTCAACTGCTCAAAAGAGAAGTTTGATGCCGAAGCTGTGCGTACCTCAACAGGTCGAGAGTATAAGCAGTTAATGGTTCGCCACTGGGATACCTGGAATGACCATTCAAGAAGCCACTTATTTGTCGCTAAGCTAAATGGTAAGACGGTCACTACGGCTGTTGATGTTACCGCAGGCTTAGATACTGAAACGCCCCCAAAGCCTTTCTCTGGTATGGAAGAAGTGACGTTCACGCCCGATGGCAAGTACGTTGTTTATAGCGCTAAAGCGCCGAGTAAAGATCAAGCTTGGACGACAAACTACGATTTATGGCAAGTCAGTGTTGATGGCGGTGATGTTAAAAATTTAACTGAAGCGAATAAAGCGTGGGACGCTCACCCCACTTATTCTGCAGATGGACGTTATTTAGCTTATTTAGCGATGTCGAAACCCGGTTTTGAGGCTGATCGTTATCGCATCATGCTGCGTGACACTGTCACTGGCCAAGAAAAAGAGGTTGCGCCGCTGTGGGATCGTAGCCCAAGCTCATTGGCATTTGGTAAAGACAACAAAACGCTTTACGTCACCGCTCAAGATATTGGGCAAGTCTCTATCTTCGAAGTTAATACCCAGTTTGGTGATGTTAAAACCATCTATAACGAAGGCAGTAACAGTGTCGTTGGGATCAATGCGGACAAGATTATATTCAGCAATAAGTCACTGGTTGAACCTGGCGATCTTTATTCAATTAATCTAGATGGTCAAAACCTAAACCGTTTAACTGAGATAAACAAGGATAAGCTGGCTGAAATTAAATTTGGTGAATATCAGCAGTTTAGCTTTAAAGGTTGGAATAACGAAGAGGTTTATGGTTACTGGATAAAACCAAGTAACTATAAAGCGGGCGAGCAATACCCGATTGCCTTTTTGGTACACGGTGGACCACAAGGTTCATTCGGTAACTCTTTTAGCAGTCGCTGGAATGCACAGCTATGGGCCGGCGCTGGTTATGGCGTAGTGATGATTGATTTCCACGGTTCAACTGGCTATGGCCAAGCATTTACCGATTCAATTACTCAAGATTGGGGCGGTAAGCCGCTTGAAGATCTACAAAAAGGCCTCGCGGCGGTGACTCAGCAGCAGAAATGGCTTGATGGCGACCGTGCTTGTGCACTGGGTGGTTCATACGGCGGCTACATGATGAACTGGATCGAGGGTAACTGGAGCGATGGTTTTAAATGCCTCGTTAACCACGCGGGTCTATTCGACATGCGCTCTATGTATTACGTCACTGAGGAGCTATGGTTCCCTGAGTATGAATTTGGCGGCACCTATGCCGACAACAAAGACCTTTACGAAAAGTTCAACCCAGTTAACTACGTCGATAACTGGAAGACACCGATGTTAGTTATTCATGGTGAGAAAGATTTCCGTGTTCCTTACGGTCAAGGACTTGCTGCCTACACATTTATGCAGCGTAAAGGGATCCCATCTGAGCTATTGGTTTACCCAGATGAAAACCACTGGATTTTAAACCCTGATAACTTAGAGCAATGGTACGACAATGTTCTAGGCTGGATGGACCGCTGGACCGAGAAGTAA
- a CDS encoding fumarate hydratase gives MSKIVPVIKQADLIESVADALQYISYYHPKDFVDSMADAYEREESAAAKDAIAQILINSRMSAEGKRPLCQDTGIVTSFVKIGMAVQWDKTDMTVQEMVDEGVRRAYTNPDNPLRASIVADPAGGRKNTKDNTPSVVHVEMVPGNHVDVAIAAKGGGSENKSKMVMLNPSDDIAAWVEKTLPTMGAGWCPPGMLGIGIGGTAEKAAVMAKESLMDPVDIHELQARGAKTTEEKLRLDIFDRANKLGIGAQGLGGVTTVLDIKIKSSPTHAASKPVVMIPNCAATRHVHFHLDGSGPAELTPPSLEDWPKITWEVGESVRRVNLDTITQAEMQEWKSGDTVLLSGKMLTGRDAAHKRIQSLIESGEGLPEGVDFKGKFIYYVGPVDPVRDEVVGPAGPTTATRMDKFTDLMLDKTGLMGMIGKAERGPATVESIKQHKSCYLMAVGGAAYLVSKAIKKSRVVAFADLGMEAIYEFDVKDMPVTVAVDSNGVNAHETGPAIWKVKLNG, from the coding sequence GTGAGCAAAATAGTCCCTGTAATCAAGCAAGCCGATTTAATCGAAAGCGTTGCTGATGCCCTGCAATATATCTCCTATTATCACCCAAAAGATTTCGTTGACTCAATGGCCGATGCCTATGAGCGTGAAGAAAGCGCTGCCGCAAAAGATGCGATAGCGCAAATCTTGATCAATTCGCGCATGTCAGCCGAAGGTAAACGTCCTCTTTGCCAAGATACCGGTATCGTGACCAGTTTCGTTAAAATCGGCATGGCGGTTCAGTGGGATAAAACCGATATGACGGTTCAAGAAATGGTCGATGAAGGTGTACGCCGAGCCTACACTAATCCTGATAACCCTCTTAGAGCTTCTATTGTCGCAGATCCTGCTGGTGGCCGTAAGAACACCAAAGACAATACCCCGTCAGTCGTGCACGTTGAAATGGTGCCGGGCAATCATGTTGACGTTGCTATTGCAGCGAAGGGTGGTGGTTCTGAAAACAAATCTAAGATGGTGATGCTTAATCCATCTGATGACATTGCAGCATGGGTAGAAAAAACACTGCCGACAATGGGTGCGGGTTGGTGTCCTCCTGGAATGCTCGGGATCGGTATTGGTGGAACGGCCGAGAAAGCAGCGGTTATGGCGAAAGAATCGCTAATGGACCCGGTCGATATTCATGAGTTACAAGCTCGCGGTGCAAAAACGACTGAAGAAAAGCTTCGATTAGATATTTTTGACCGAGCCAATAAACTGGGTATTGGTGCTCAAGGGCTTGGTGGCGTGACAACGGTGTTGGATATAAAAATTAAATCATCACCTACCCACGCAGCCTCTAAGCCTGTGGTTATGATCCCTAATTGCGCTGCAACACGTCATGTGCATTTCCATCTAGATGGCAGCGGGCCGGCAGAACTCACGCCTCCGTCACTTGAAGACTGGCCTAAGATCACTTGGGAAGTCGGTGAGAGTGTACGTCGGGTTAATCTTGATACGATTACACAAGCTGAGATGCAAGAGTGGAAAAGCGGCGATACCGTTTTGTTAAGCGGTAAAATGCTCACCGGACGCGATGCGGCACATAAGCGTATTCAAAGTTTGATTGAAAGCGGAGAAGGCTTACCTGAAGGCGTGGACTTTAAAGGTAAGTTTATCTATTACGTTGGTCCTGTTGATCCTGTTCGAGACGAAGTGGTTGGCCCTGCAGGTCCTACGACGGCGACTCGTATGGATAAGTTCACCGATCTTATGTTAGATAAAACTGGCCTGATGGGCATGATAGGTAAAGCTGAGCGTGGCCCTGCGACAGTTGAATCCATTAAGCAGCATAAGTCATGTTATTTAATGGCTGTAGGCGGCGCGGCATATTTAGTGTCAAAAGCCATTAAAAAGTCGAGAGTGGTGGCATTTGCCGATTTAGGCATGGAAGCTATTTACGAATTTGACGTAAAAGATATGCCCGTTACCGTGGCGGTTGATTCTAATGGCGTGAATGCTCACGAGACAGGACCTGCTATCTGGAAAGTGAAGCTAAACGGGTAG
- a CDS encoding CoA pyrophosphatase, with protein MDLVEFRLKFNLHSLPQSHHLPASHQFELTKPFRKAAVLIALSFNHGELELILTRRPTHLRAHPGQISFPGGKVEKFDTSLEATALREAEEEIGLFIDNVDVIGLLHDHKTFTGFDITPVVSIVKQPFTPIIDPGEVDELFTIPLSFLLNNDNRHTQYFSRNGIKYPVHFIPYKSYFIWGATAAMIDQLCRLISHTDT; from the coding sequence ATGGATTTAGTGGAGTTTAGACTCAAATTTAATCTCCACTCTTTGCCGCAGTCACATCATTTACCGGCTTCTCATCAGTTTGAACTCACTAAACCTTTTCGTAAGGCTGCCGTGCTCATTGCTCTGAGTTTTAATCACGGTGAACTCGAGCTTATTCTTACCCGGCGACCTACCCATCTGCGAGCACATCCTGGACAGATCAGTTTTCCTGGTGGCAAAGTAGAAAAGTTTGATACGAGTTTAGAAGCTACTGCTTTACGTGAGGCAGAAGAGGAGATCGGACTGTTTATTGACAATGTTGATGTCATTGGCTTATTGCACGACCATAAAACGTTTACTGGTTTTGATATAACACCGGTGGTAAGCATTGTAAAACAGCCATTTACGCCCATTATTGATCCTGGTGAGGTCGATGAGCTATTTACCATTCCGCTGTCATTTCTATTGAATAATGATAATAGACACACGCAGTACTTTAGCCGCAATGGGATTAAATACCCAGTTCACTTTATCCCTTACAAATCCTATTTTATATGGGGCGCCACGGCAGCGATGATTGATCAACTGTGCAGGCTTATCTCCCACACCGATACTTAA
- the pabB gene encoding aminodeoxychorismate synthase component I: MNKLAPKSVFSMRLDWNLTTETLFGLFSDSPWAILLDSADADHVDAKFDVICASPIATLVSSKSSTQITKSANRAPLFALASDQLSSSHYIEQHEGEPFSLLKTTLSELFPIHKNSLLPFSGGAMGSFSYDLARKIEKIPTIALDDISLPVMNVGFYDWALVFNYEQRQWTLVHYQSQLALEATKNALDSLLAQANLIASEPRVGKTVDFTSVSKTPFRLTRDWQNQIDATAYSDKFKQIQQYLHNGDCYQINLTQRFSTQYEGDEWQAYLALRQSNAAPFSAFIRLPQHAVLSISPERFVSLQADQIQTKPIKGTMPRDSDPRIDKQMASLLATSEKDRAENLMIVDLLRNDIGKVATAGSVNVPKLFDIESFPAVHHLVSTVTATLKPTLDASDLLKSCFPGGSITGAPKIRAMAIIEELEPSRRSLYCGSIGYISQNGNMDTSITIRTLVAQQQSRDISPKQDNILYCWAGGGIVADSKVDAEYQESFDKVSKILPVLSRINQEA, translated from the coding sequence ATGAACAAATTGGCGCCTAAATCCGTATTTTCGATGCGTCTTGATTGGAATTTAACCACAGAAACACTTTTCGGCCTGTTTTCAGATTCACCTTGGGCCATTTTACTCGATTCAGCTGACGCTGATCACGTTGACGCGAAGTTCGATGTGATCTGCGCCAGCCCCATTGCGACATTGGTCAGCAGCAAAAGCTCTACCCAAATAACAAAATCAGCAAATAGAGCACCTTTATTTGCGCTTGCAAGCGATCAATTATCATCATCGCATTACATTGAACAACACGAAGGCGAGCCTTTTAGCCTGTTAAAAACCACCTTGTCTGAACTATTTCCCATTCATAAAAACAGCTTGTTACCCTTTTCAGGGGGCGCCATGGGCAGTTTTAGTTATGACTTAGCCCGTAAGATCGAGAAAATCCCCACTATAGCCTTAGATGATATCTCACTGCCGGTGATGAATGTCGGCTTCTATGATTGGGCGCTGGTGTTTAACTATGAACAACGGCAGTGGACTCTAGTGCATTATCAAAGCCAACTCGCATTAGAGGCAACAAAAAACGCACTGGATAGCTTACTTGCTCAGGCAAATCTTATCGCATCAGAACCACGCGTAGGTAAAACGGTCGATTTTACATCTGTGAGTAAAACGCCTTTTAGATTAACCCGCGATTGGCAAAATCAAATTGATGCTACAGCTTATAGTGACAAGTTTAAGCAAATACAGCAGTACCTTCATAACGGCGATTGTTATCAAATAAACCTGACACAACGATTTAGCACCCAATATGAAGGTGATGAATGGCAAGCGTATTTAGCACTTAGACAAAGTAATGCCGCGCCCTTCTCCGCGTTTATTAGATTGCCTCAGCATGCTGTGTTATCGATATCGCCCGAACGCTTTGTTTCCTTGCAAGCTGACCAAATCCAAACTAAGCCGATAAAAGGCACGATGCCAAGAGATAGCGATCCGCGGATAGATAAGCAAATGGCTTCGCTGTTAGCCACATCTGAAAAAGATCGCGCTGAAAACTTAATGATTGTTGATTTACTCAGGAATGATATTGGTAAAGTTGCCACTGCTGGCTCCGTTAATGTGCCTAAGCTATTTGACATAGAAAGTTTTCCGGCAGTGCATCATCTTGTGAGTACGGTAACGGCGACATTAAAACCAACTTTAGACGCTAGTGACCTTTTGAAATCCTGCTTTCCTGGAGGCTCTATTACGGGCGCCCCTAAAATACGCGCAATGGCGATCATTGAAGAACTTGAACCATCACGAAGAAGTCTTTACTGTGGATCTATTGGTTATATTAGCCAAAATGGAAATATGGACACCAGTATCACCATTCGAACTTTAGTCGCGCAACAGCAAAGTAGGGATATTAGTCCCAAACAGGATAACATTCTGTATTGTTGGGCGGGAGGCGGCATAGTTGCAGACTCTAAAGTGGATGCTGAATATCAAGAAAGTTTCGATAAGGTGAGTAAGATCCTGCCGGTGCTATCTCGGATTAATCAAGAGGCGTAA